The following nucleotide sequence is from Rickettsiales bacterium.
CAGAAGATATTGTCGATTCTCTCGAACTACGTTAATTAAATGCAATAAAGACTCTTGGTTTATATTTTCTATATCTTCTAGGATTAAAGATTCATTATCAAAGTAAAAATTATGTAAATCATTTTTACTTAATCTCTTTGCTCCAGAAGATTTTTGCCATATATAAGAAAGGTGAGTTTTTCCACTGCCATGCTCTCCATAAACAAGAATTATATTAGCATAAACACCATTTCCCCAATTAGGCCATTGTTGTAACATTTCAAAAGCTTTTTTATTAGCCTTGCTAATGAAAAAATCTTCTGTAAAATATCTGGCATTTATAGGAAAGTCTAAACATAACTGCTTCACAATTATTCGCCTTTCTGTCTATATAAATTACTAGCAAAATAAAATTTTAATAAACCTTTTAGTAATACTCCTAACACAGCGGCCACTGGAATAGCAAAAAACATCCCCCAGAAACCAAACAAAACTCCGCCAGACATTAAAGCAAAAATTATCCATACTGGGTGCAAACCAACTTTGCTACCAATAAGCCTAGGAGTAATAATAGAACTCTCAAGTATATGCCCTACTACAAAGATTATCATAGTTAGAAAAACGTAGAACATATCAGAAAACTGCAATAATGCAACCATGATACATATAATAAACCCTAAAGCCACCCCCAAATAAGGAATAATAGTTAATGTTCCGATAATGATTCCTATTAATAAAGCATAATCTAAACCCACTATACTTAAACCAATGATATAAAATAAAGATAATATCAAACACACATTTATTTGCCCTCTAACATACGCAGACAACACTTTATCCATTTGTTTTAACTGAATAATAATACTTTTTTTATATAAAAGAGGAAGCAGACTATGAGTTGATTTAACAAACGAAGGCCAATCGCGCAATAAATAAAATACTAAAACA
It contains:
- a CDS encoding AI-2E family transporter: MKDNIKLVSFIMLIGLVLFFFFSIGAILAPFIISIIIAYLLDPLTKKLEKRGLKRKWTVSIIVGVFSIVMIVGIVQLVPILFKQIHQFIIAIPKYEEYMSNNVLSVVAEFLEGIDPDLSGRFQEQLNSLSSRFFEYVVVVIRNILNSSMAILNIIILALCTPVLVFYLLRDWPSFVKSTHSLLPLLYKKSIIIQLKQMDKVLSAYVRGQINVCLILSLFYIIGLSIVGLDYALLIGIIIGTLTIIPYLGVALGFIICIMVALLQFSDMFYVFLTMIIFVVGHILESSIITPRLIGSKVGLHPVWIIFALMSGGVLFGFWGMFFAIPVAAVLGVLLKGLLKFYFASNLYRQKGE
- a CDS encoding DnaA/Hda family protein; this encodes MKQLCLDFPINARYFTEDFFISKANKKAFEMLQQWPNWGNGVYANIILVYGEHGSGKTHLSYIWQKSSGAKRLSKNDLHNFYFDNESLILEDIENINQESLLHLINVVRENRQYLLLNSSIPPASLNITLADLRSRLLSIPSVSIESPDTELLKAVLLKHLSDRNLQINSVAVDYIIPRIERSFTKLISLINKLESFSRISKRPVTIPLIKEALIN